Within the Pseudochaenichthys georgianus unplaced genomic scaffold, fPseGeo1.2 scaffold_589_arrow_ctg1, whole genome shotgun sequence genome, the region GAGTATCGATAGGATAGTTTGTCAACAATAGTCCAGTGTAATGTTTAAAAATATTAAAGTATGTCTTAAACATGTTGTTTAATTATGTATGTCAAAAAGGTTTTTATACTACGTGTCAGATTGTGACCGTTTAGTTAACGTAGATATCCCCCAAAAAGAATCAAAGTACTTTATGTTGGAAACGACtgacatttgtttttgtttcttccTCGTGTTATTGATTCACACATTTGAATAAACTTGAATCTCTCCTCCGTCTCGTAGAAGCTGCGTCTGTGCCACCCTCAGACGGGCGAGGCTCTCCAGATGGACCACACCCTGCTGTCCCTGCTCTCTCACCCAGAAACGCCCCTCTTTAACGGGGGAGACGTTGTGCTGGAGTACCTGGAGAACCAGAGCTCCGGCCTGGATGTGTCCGACTACATCCGCCAGGTTTAACGGACTGTCCTTTAGAAAGTTAAAGCTTTGAACCTCCAGCAGCCAAAGACTGTCAGTAAATGTTCTGTGCAAAAAATAAAGTTTCTGAAAAAACCCTTAAATCAGTTTGTTGATGGAAACGTGGGATAAAGTCACAACAACGAAATGTCGAAAATATGGGAATAAACGATATCGTCTGCCTTTGGGACCAAGACACACACCGGGTAACTCTTTAATAATCAATGACCGGTTATTTAATCTGAATCAAGAGGAAGTACCTCCCGGTGAAACCGCCCTGTGAACACCAAAGAGAAGGCGATGTGACAGAGACACGTTTGAAGTCTTTAATTCTCCTTTCAAACAGTTTGGAGAAATGCTCTCTGATCTCAGAGTTCTCCTCCGAGACTAACTCAAAAGAAATGTCATCGTAAAGTCAAAGTCTTAGCGCGGCGTTGTGTTCAGGGACCGATCTGCTCCTCTATCTCCTCGCAGACCGTGTCGCCGACAGCCACCACCGTCTCTTCCTGTTTGTAGGCGAGCGCCGGCATCATGTCGTCGTCGAACAGGATGTGcggttcctcctcctcctcagccgcCTCCCCCCCCTCTCCATGCATGCGCTTCATGTGCTGCTGCAGGTTCCCGCTGCGGTTGAACCTGGCGCCGCAGCGCTCGCAGCCGTGCGGCCGCTCCCCCGTGTGGATGATGACGTGGCGCTGCAGCTGCGAGCGGCACTTCTTGTCTTTCCCGCAGATGTGGCAGACGAAGGACTGCGCGGGCCGCTCTCCGTTGGCGTGGACGACCTCTCGGTGGCGCTTCAGGTGTCCGAGGCGCCGGAAGCTTCGGCTGCAGAAGTCGCACCCGTACGGCCGCTGGTCGCTGTGGATCAGAGCGTGGCTCGACAGCAACGAGCGGAACTTGAACACCTTCCCACAGATGGAACACGGGAACTCTTTGGACGGCGCGGCGCTACTCCTGCGGTTGGGATTCAGCGCCCCGTTGCTTCGGAGGTGAACGCGGTCGTGATGCTGCTTCAGGGATGCGGCGCGGTGGAAGCTGCGCGGACAGAGGACACATCGGTGCGGCCGCTCCGCAGAGTGAATGCGGCCGTGCGCGGCGAGAAGCGCCTCCGACTTCAGGCGCTTCCCGCAGACGCTGCAGGGGAACGGGGCGTCGGGCGGCGCGCGGTTCATCGTGCTGTTGCTGTGCACCAGGATCTTGTGGCGGTTCAGCTGATACTGGCGTCCGAACTTCCGCCCGCAGATGTCGCAGAGGTGCGGCCGCTCGCCCGTGTGAACCTGGAAATGCACGGCGAGCTGCGAGCGGCACGGGAACTCTTTCCCGCAGAAGTCGCAGAGCAACGAGCTAACCGGCGGCGGTTTCTCGCCCCCGTCAGCGTCCGCGTGCACGATCTTCTTGTGGTGCTCCAGATCGTTGGCTCTCATGTACGCTTTGGGACACGAATCGCAGTGGAACGGTTTCA harbors:
- the LOC117443345 gene encoding zinc finger protein ZFP2-like, giving the protein MSSGEPLCELLLRGEETRREVGCQWESPEEETRKEETRKEVGCQSDSAERRDVAVQVDLLSQQLGWRHTGSSEVLLQCFAVRSDGSDGVLLQHCTNRTRTRTIKPPRRRSPPPPLKRRAPPLRKKTTKQSPIQRGRRRGSAVTDPPQEEEEEEEDEEEEEEEEEGDTIWTPAEGDDSPSPPQLDSDSQHAPLRQVKLEPGSTMCEVCGKVMKNKASLARHSFIHTGQKPFACHLCELRFNRRDNLQHHLTRLHPEGAKHRQKHRPAPAWLCSACGKTFSCRSRLKTHEVIHSGVKPFHCDSCPKAYMRANDLEHHKKIVHADADGGEKPPPVSSLLCDFCGKEFPCRSQLAVHFQVHTGERPHLCDICGRKFGRQYQLNRHKILVHSNSTMNRAPPDAPFPCSVCGKRLKSEALLAAHGRIHSAERPHRCVLCPRSFHRAASLKQHHDRVHLRSNGALNPNRRSSAAPSKEFPCSICGKVFKFRSLLSSHALIHSDQRPYGCDFCSRSFRRLGHLKRHREVVHANGERPAQSFVCHICGKDKKCRSQLQRHVIIHTGERPHGCERCGARFNRSGNLQQHMKRMHGEGGEAAEEEEEPHILFDDDMMPALAYKQEETVVAVGDTVCEEIEEQIGP